GGACAGAGTCATCGATCTCGGGCCCGAGGGCGGGCGTCGTGGCGGCTTCGTCGTAGCCGAAGGCACGCCGGAGGAGATTGCAGAGCACCCGGACAGTCATACCGGCCGGTTCTTGAGAAAAGTGCTCTAGCGGATGTTCCTGGTATCAGGTCCCCCGATGTTACTTCCGATGGATTCCACGCGACTTATGCCTAGTATCGAGTGCCGAATCCGGGATAAGATCGCGATCATCAATTCAAAGCGTTGTTATTTAGGTGCTTATCGGTAGTTGAGTATCCGGTTAATTTGAACTGACCGGCGTTTGATTACGAACTCGACTGATCGTAAGACGTTGATCCGCCTTCGCCACGCCCGTTGACCAATCATTGTCGAAACCCGATGGAGCCGCCCCTCCAGCACATACGGTTATCGAATAGGCGTCCGCGCCGGTCGTCACGACCCCGTCGTGTCGCCATATTCACCGGCGCTTACAACCATGTGGTTGACGGCATTTCGCTGACGCTGAATAGGCTCGTGGGACATCTGGAATCTCAGGGATTCGAGGTCCTTGTCTTCGCTCCCGGCGACGGTGAGCCGGCCATGGAACATGAGGGCACGCTTGTCGAGGTCCCCTCGTTTCCTATCCCTTTTCGGAAGGACTATTTCGTTTCAAAGGGCCTGATAGGCGACGCACGCAAACGGCTGGACGCGTTCGAGCCGGATCTCATTCATATTGCTACGCCCGACTACCTGGGGCTGACGGCTCTGCTCTACGCGCTCAAGCGCGATATTCCGATTGTCGCTTCCTACCACACGCACTTCATTTCTTATCTGAAGTACTATCATCTTGAGTTGTTTACGCCGCTGATCTGGCGTTACCTCCGGTGGTCGTACGGCAAGGGTCGACACCTGTACGTCCCGACGGAATCGATGGCTGATGTACTTCGCAGTCATGGCCTTGCTGACAATATGAGGCTGTGGCCTCGCGGCATCGAGACTCGCCGATTCACTCCGGAGAATCGATCGCTTGCGTGGCGGCGGAATCTCGGGATCGATGATGACGAGGTTGTGGTGCTGTTCGTGAGTCGACTGGTGTGGGAGAAATGTCTCGACGTGCTTTCGGGTACGCTTCACCAGTTGAGAGATCGTGGCGTTCGTCACCGAGCGATCGTAATCGGCAGTGGTCCCGCGCGTGAAGAACTGCAGGCTATGGCGCCGCCGGATGTCATTTTTATGGGACATATGGAGGGGGATGATCTCACCACCGCTTATGCATCGAGCGATGTGTTCCTGTTTCCGAGTGCGACCGAGACATTCGGAAACGTGACGCTCGAAGCGATGGCGTCGGGACTCCCCGTCGTAGGTGCAGATGCGCCCGGCACCGCCTCGCTCGTCCTCGATCAGTCGACCGGGTATCTTTGCCCGCCCGCTGATGAACACGCGTTCTCCGTCGCACTCGAAAAATTGGTCGTCGACGAAAGGCTCCGCGGCGGCATGAGCCAGGCGGCAATCGAGGAAGCCCAGCGCTACGACTGGGACAGGGTCCTCGCGACGATGGTGACGTACTACGATGAAGTACTCGGGACGCGTGCTCCTTCGAAGAGTGCGCCGTTTGTCCGGCCGCAGGCCATTCGGCAACGGCCGATGGTTACGGGATAGGAGACGGTGATCCTGGAACCTCGCTCGCGATACCGTTGGGCCGATTTGCAGGACGTGACGAGTTCTGACGCGTCATTCTTGCGCACTGCCCTTCGCCCCACCTTGCGAATGCGAGGGAATGCGTTGGAAGGCGGCAATCCACCCCGGGGGCCAGTCATTCCCGTACACGCGGGAATCCATACAAGGTGCTGCCTCGCATAGCGTCGGATGGATCCCCGATCAGGTCGGGGATGACGGGACGGAAAGGGCTGTCGGGGGCCGTCAGTCCGTCCACTATGTCATTCTTGCGTACGCCCCTGCGTAGGCGGGGGAAGGCGAGACACGAGGCCCGAAGGGCCGACTGATGAGCGCAGCAAATAATCCATACAAGGTGCTGCCTCGCATAGCGTCGGATGGATCCCCGATCGGGTCGGGGATGACGGGACGGAAAGGGCTGTCGGGGGCCGTCAGTCCGTCCACTATGTCATTCTTGCGTACGCCCCTGCGTAGGCGGGGCAAGCGGGACACGAGGCCCGAAGGGCCGACTGATGAGCGCAGCGAATAATCCATACAAGGTACTGCCTGACATAGGGTCGGATGGATCCCCGATCAGGTCGGGGATGACGGGACGGAAAGGGCTCATTCTTGCGAAGGCGAGAATCCATGCAACGTGGACCCCGACGCCACAACCGCCCGACTCGCCGCTCCCCAGCCGCGATCTTCCAGTTCCTGAATGAGCGCTGGCAAAAAGATCAGCGCGGACGCCAGCGTCGCGCCGATCCCGATCACCGCGAGAAGCCCGATCGACCGCAGGCCCGGGTGAAAACTCAGCAGCGGACCGGCGAAGCCCATCATCGTCGTGAGTGATCCCATCGCAATGTGTTCGCCCGTCGATCGTATCACAATCCGGATTGAACCGCTCCCCTCCTCCAGATACCGGTGAATCATGTGCACGCCCGCGTCATTCCCGATCCCCAGCACGGCTGGTAGCACAATCAGATTGTAAAACGTCAGCTTGATATCAAGCATCTCCATCACAAGGATCATCCACAGAAAACCGACCACCAGCGGGATCGTCGCCATGCCGGCCCACTTCCAGGTGGTGAAGTTCATCCGCATGAAGAGCACGACGATGCCGAAGGCGCCCAGCACGAGCCACAGCGACTCCTCCTGCATAAGCCGCAGCATGTCCGCCGCAATCAGTGACGTCGAGCCCGCGTGATACACGCCGCCGTCCGCGGTCGTGACGGTCCCGACATCATCCGAAAATGCCATCGAGTTGAGGCCATCCGACAGCCCGACCGATGCGTAGACCACCGCGAAGTTGCCAAGCTCGCCCGACTTGCTGGTGAACTGCTTGCGGAGAAACTCCGGTATTTGCTCGAGCTGGATTGGCGCCTCAGTGCCGGCCGCTCGTTTCAATCGATCGATATCCGCCTCCGATTCAAGCGCGAGAAACGGTTCGTCGAGCAATCGTCGAATCTCGGCGATCCTTTCCAGCTTGCGGCGCTGCATCGCCGGCGTGAGCGGGAATCGGTCCTGCAGACTCTCAACGCTCAGGATCGTCGGCGTCAGGCTGTCCGCCTCAGCATGCGCGCGCAGGGCCGTCACGATGTGCGGGATTTCTTCCGGCGTCTCGGCGACGATGTATGCCGGGTTGCGCTTCTCCCCCGGCGGATACACGCGACTGATTACCGCATTTCGCGCATCGTAGTCGCGGAACTCCGGTTCGAGTTTGCTGAAGTCGTATTCGAATCGCGCCGGAAGCATGATGAACGCCGCGGCCACAGCCACCGTGCTGGCGACAATGACGAACCGCGACCCTTTCACGCGTTCCCCCAACGCCCCTTCAACAACAGACGGCGCTTCGCTCGACAGATCAATAGCGCCCCATCGCTCCAGCAGCACCAACAGGGCCGGCATGATGACCATCATCGAGACGAGCGACAACAGGATCCCGGTGCCCGCCACAAGACCGAATTCGCTGAATCCCTTGAAGTCGGCCGCGATCAGAACGTAAAGCGCGGCGGCGGTTGTGAGTGCACCCACTGCGATAGCCTGGCCGGAACTGATGAACGTCGTCTCGGCCGCCTCCCCGATCGACTTTCCATACGCCCGCTCTTCCGAGTACCGCGCGAAGAAGTGAATGCCGTAGTCGATGCCCAGGCCGAACAGCACGAGGCCGAGCGTGGCGGTCATGAGATTGAGCGTCTCGATGGTGAGATAGGCCACGCCGCCTGTCCACGCAAGACTCATGATCAGCGGCAGCCCGATCACAATCGACATCAGCGGAATGCGGGCGATCTCGATGAGCAGGATCTGCATCGAAAGGTGGCCGCGTGTTCGAGCGCGATACGCTTTGAAGGCAAAGTAGCCGACCACGAACAGCAGGACGATCGTGATTCCGAGTCCCATGGTGCGCAACACGTCACGCGTGATCGCGCGCACTTCAACGCGTTGCCTTTCCAGCCGGCCCGCCGCGACGACTTCCATCTCCGCATGAAACTCCGACGGACGGAGGTCCTCGATGGCTGACTCAACGGCTTCGTATAGCCGCCCGACAAACGAAAGGTCCGTTTGAGAGCCCGACGGAAAGAACCGCAGCACGAGCGTGGTACTGTCTGCGGAGACGGGATACTCCGAGCCGATTACGTCGTCATACAGCTCACGAAGTTCATCGGCTTCGTCTCCATCCAGCTCGTCCTCGTCGTCGTCCAGATCGAAGTAGAACGGGTTGGCCTCGAGTTTTGCCGTCTCGATTTCATCGGTGAGATATTCGCGCAACCGCTCAAGCTCACCCTCCGTCGCGAAGTAGAGAGCGTTGTCTTCGAGAAACGATACGTCGCGCCGAAAGTCCACGCGACTCAAAAACACTTCGCCGGTCTCGTCGTCTTTCAGCTCAAGCGCACACGGTACGAGTGCCTCCGCAAAGGCGACGTTGGCCTCAAACGAAGGACTTGTGATTCCTACGGACACCTCGCTTTCGGCGCCGACCGTTTCGCGAAGTCGTTCCAGTGCCTTGACACTTTCATAGTGGCTCGGCACGAGTTTCGACAGGTCAGCATCGATACGAAGCTTCGACGCCTCGAACATCGCTGCAACCGAAAGTGCGAGCCCGACCAGCACAACCAGGCCGGCATGTCGAACGATCGCTCGAATCGCCCCTCGCATTGGTCCGACCAGGCGTGTCATTCACACAGGGGTTTGCGCGTGCTGCGGTTGACTCATTCCGACGCCTGACAAAGGTAGGAACACGCGACCGCTTCGATCCAGTTCACTGACGACACCCGGCGTTTCGACTTATCGCGCGGAGCGAAGTAACTTCGGGCTCCGGTCACTCTCCTATCTCATATCCTCATGCACACCTACGAATCGCTGGAAGTCGGTCAGTCTTTTACGGCGGAGCATCACATTTCATTTGACGATGTCCGCACGTTTGCGGAGATCTCGGGAGATGATAATCCGCTGCACGTTGACGAGGAGTACGCGAGCGGCACCAGGTTCGGCAAGCCCATCGTACATGGCGTATTTCTGATGGGCATTGTATCGAAGGTGCTCGGGCGTGACTTCCCCGGCCACGGGAGCATCGCCGTCGCGATCTCCTGCCGATTTCTCCGACCCGTGCCGGTCGACTCGACGATCACCGTGGAGGTGAAGATTGCCGAGAAGATCGAGAAGCGGCGTCACATCCGTGCGAAGGTGTACGTGTATCTCGACGGCAAGATGTCCGTCGGCGGTGAAGCTACGCTCATTCCGCCGCCGGCCGAGGACGGTGATTGACGCGGACCTCCCTCCTACTGGAGAAACTTCAAGGCGCCGTTCGCGGGGATTGTCGTATCGACGTTCAACTGGTTGAGGATTGCAAGTGTCTCGACCGTAGTACCCTTTGGTAGCCTGGTGCCGATGACGTTCCCGAACACTCCACCGTTGCGCACCGTTTCCACGCTGACGCGCGTCGGCTGAACATTCAGTACGGCCGGATCTCCCACCGCCGAGAAACCCGTCATGGTTCGCGTGAACTGCTGCTGGTACGTTCCGAAGTTGGCTGACGTCGAGTAGCCGACGAACTGGTACACGTTTCCACCGTACTCGATGAAGTACGACAGAAATCGGACTGTCTGATTCTCCGTAACGGCATCGCCTGCAATGTAATACGCCGGATACCCGCCGACGCGTGCACTTCCGCGATCCAGGATTGTCAATCCCTCCTGGCTCGCCATCTTCTGGCCTGCCGCCGAGGCGGATGTCTGTCCGGAAGCGATCGAGAACACCATGATCGCCTGGCTTTCCGGCCCTACCATCGCCACCTGCGACGGCTGGTTGATGACTTGAAATCCGTCCGGAACAGGAAAGCTGAACCGCAGCTGCGGATGATAGAAGACACCGTTCTCTGTGTATCCTTGCCGCGGGTCCTCGCCGTACACGATACCGTTCACGCGCGAGAGGTACGGCCTCTCCTCTATCAGAGTCATGGGCGTGCGCGCAGACCAGTCCGCGGCCATCTCGCGGATGGACGTTTCGCGTTCGCCCGGATCCGGATGCGTGGACATGAAAGACGGAATACTCTGGCCGGATTGTTCGCCGAGTCGCCGCAGCGTGACGAAGAACCCCGCGCCCTCTTCGGCCCGGTATCCGGCGAGTGCAGCGTACTCCACGCCCAACTGGTCGGACTCGCGTTCGTCGTCGCGACCGTAACGCAGGAAGAGCAGTTGGGCTATTGACGATCCGGCGGACAGCAAATCCTGACCGGGTAGTCCGAGGAGTTCCTGCCCCAGAATCGCCCCACCGATGAGCCCGATCTGACCGAGCTGACCCTGCAGCGCGCGCTTCGAGGAATGGCGTCCCGCCACGTGCCCGACTTCATGGCCGAGCACCACGGCAAGCTGTGCCTCATTCTGAACATGCGCCAGCAAACCGCGCGTCACGTAGATGTAGCCGCCGGGCAATGCGAACGCGTTTACCACGGGACTGTCCAGCACGCGGAAATGAAACTCCAGGCCCGCGAACTCGGGCGGTGTGTCCGCACGCCGCAGGTGACTTTTCGCGACGATGGCTTGCCCGATGCGGTCCACGTAGGCGGACAGTTCTTCGTCGGTGTAAAGCCCGAACTGAGCGATGATCTGGGGGTCGGCTTCCGAACCGATCTGCTTCTCCTGTTCCCACGTGTATCCGTATGCGCGCTTTCGGCCCGAAACCGGATTCCGTTGCACGACGCAGCCCGATGCAAAGACCGTCACGATCACGGCCAGGAGAAGTGGTCTAAAGTATTGTGTTTTCACGGGATAAGACATCCTGTTTGATCACTTTGCAGGGAGGTGTTCAGAGACTTAAAGTACATACCCGCGGGGACTATCACAGCGGTGCGACGACGTGTCCTGCGTCGATTCTGATCAGTCGATTTGACCGTCCCATGATGTCGAGTCCAGGTGCAAAGAAGTGCACGTCGGCGGCAGTGATAAGGGACTGGCCGACGGTGTCGGATTGAAGCACTGTGAGGATCGCCGCGCGCCGCGCTGGATCGAGATTGTCGAGCGCGTCGTCAAGCAGGAACACGGGCGGCTCTTCGCGGGAAGCCTGGATGTAGAAGTACTGCGCGAGCTTGAGCGCCAGAGCAAAAGTTCTGTGTTGTCCCTGCGATGCATAGCGACGGACCTCGAGGTCGTCGAGCGTCATGACGAACTCGTCGCGATGGGGTCCGGCCAGGGTTCGCCCCTGCTCTCGTTCGCGGTCTGCCACTTCGACGCATCGCTCGCGGTACCGTCGGGCGATGTTTTCCTCGTCGGACCGTTCGTCTGGCTCGACGAGCGTCTTGTAGCGGATGGCCGGTTTCTCCGCAACGGACTCGATGGTGCGATAGGCGTCGTCGAGAAACACGGAGAAAGCGAGAATGAACTTGTCGCGCCGGTGCACGATTCGACTTCCAAGGCGGACGCACTCATCCGTCCACGCGTTTAGTTGATCATGGCTGCTGGCTCGACGAGCGGCGATTTGCCGTAGGAGCGCATTGCGCTGCTTCAGGGCCCGGCGGTACGCGATCAGGTCGGCGAAGTACACTGGATGGGCCTGGCTGAGAATATTGTCGATGAGTCGGCGTCGTTCGTCCGGCGCTCCGCTGGTAATGTCGTGATCGCCGGGTGACAGGACGACGACAGGAAACCGCCCGACGAGTTCGGCAATGCGTTCCAGTGGTGAGCCGTTGACGGTGACCCTCTTCCCTTCTCCGGGTACGAACGCCACACGGACGGTGGATTCGGAATTGCCGGCGGACACGAACTTTGCCGTGATGTCGAAGAAGGCGTCGCCGCGGCGCAGCGCGTAAGCGTCGTTGGTGGCCAGGAAGCTCTTTGACAGGCACGCAAAGTGGATGGCTTCAAGCAGATTTGTCTTGCCGGCGCCGTTGGGCCCGCACACGGCATTGACCTTTTCTCCAAACGCCACTTCCGTCTCGCTGTGCGCTCGGAACGAGCGAAGTGTGAGTTTGCGGAGGACCACGTGGCGACAGGCGTTTTGGCAGGATGAGATTTGTCTCCCGCGGCCGTAGCTTGGGAGGCCGCTGGACGTGTACAAGATACGTTTCGCAGGCGCCCCATTTCCTACAGTGTCCGAGCCCAGGTCCGTATGGCAAAGAGCGAACTATTCGAAGAACTGAAGCGACTGACCACGGAGAAGCAGAATCCGAAATCGATGCGCATTGACGTCGCCGATACGCAGGAGATTCTGGAGATCATCAACGACGAGGACCACCTGGTCGCGGCCGCTGTGAAGGGCGAGATCCCGTACATCGCGGAGGCGGTGGAGCTGGTGGTCGACGCTTTCAGAAACGGCGGTCGGTTGGTTTATGTCGGTGCGGGCACGAGTGGGCGCCTGGGCATTCTGGATGCCACCGAGTGTCCACCGACGTTTGGGACGCCGCCCGAGCTCATCCAGGGCATTATTGCGGGGGGCCGGGAGGCGGTTTTTCGTTCGCAGGAGGGAGCCGAGGACGTTTTCGAGCACGGGGAGCGCGATCTGAAGGCGCTTAACCTGGCGCCGCCCGACGTCGTCTGCGGGATCGCGGCGAGTCGCCGTACACCGTACGTGGTGGGTGGCGTCGCGTACGCGCGGTCGATCGGCTGCAAGACGCTCTACGTCACCTGCAATCCCCGGTCGGATTTCGATCTCGAAGTCGATGTGGCGATTTGCCCTTTCGTGGGACCTGAGGTGATCATGGGATCGACGCGAATGAAATCCGGTACGGCGCAGAAGCTGGTTCTGAATATGATCACGACCGCGGCGATGGTGCGCCTGGGGAAGGTGTACGAGAATATGATGGTGGATCTGCAGATGACGAGTCAGAAGCTCGTCGAGCGGTCGAAGCGGGTATTGATGGTGGTGACGGGTGTTGATTACGACGAGGCGGCTCGGATGCTGTCGGCAGCAGATGGACACGTCAAGACCGCCATTGTCATGATTCTCCGGGGGGTGGATGCCGATGAGGCCGGGCGTCGGCTCGATGAGGCGGATGGTTTTGTCCGGCGCGCAATTGAGCTCACATGAGCAGGGATGGGCGTTGAGCCCGGCATGTTTCACGTGGAACATTGTCCGGCCCGACGAAAAATGCGCCCGGTGTTTCACATGAAACATACCGGTCAGCCCGAACAGCGAATCGACGTCCAACGTTCACCCGCCTAAACCCGACGTCAATACCCGTGCACCTGAAGAACATCAGAGATGCGATTGCCGCCGCCGAGTCGACCCGGCCGTTCTTCGAGGCGATCCTCTCCGCGACGTCACCGGAAGCGGATCCCGTCTTCGCGAAAGGTGCTGCCGGTTCGCTCCCGGCCTTCCTGATTTCCATCCTATTCGAGAAGAGCCCGGCGCCAATCGTCTGCGTCACGCCTGATTCCGATTCCGCCGCATATCTCGCCTCGGACCTCGAACAGGTTCATCCCGAACTCGACGAAGTACTGCTGTTTCCGCCGACGGGATTCAAGCCCTTCGACCGCGAGCAGATGCACGAGGCCGGCGCCCTCATCGCGCGTGCCGACGTTCTGCAGCATCTCCTGGATGACCCGAAGCGCCTGATCATCACCAGCGCCGACGCCGTCTTTGAGCGTGTGCCCGACCGCGATCATCTTCAGAAAGAGAGCATTCGCGTGCAGGTAGGGGAGACCTGGAAGCCGGACGATCTGGTGCAACACCTCGTTAAGCATCAGTTCGAACACGTCGATTTTATTGAGCAGCCCGGACAGATCGCTCTTCGTGGCGGCATCCTCGACGTGTATTCCTTCACGGGCGATTTCCCGATCCGCCTGGAGTTCTTCGGCGACGAGGTGGACTCGATTCGTGAAATCGACATTCACACGCAACGGTCGGTCAGTGAGATTCGCCAGGCGCGCATCGTTCCGAATCTCGAACGCATTGAAGACCCCGAGGCGAAGTATGCGCCCTTCTTCGATTTCCTGCCTTCCGAAACCATCTTCGTCACCTTCGACGAGCAGGTCGTTCTGGATCGTATCGTCGAGCTCAACGACGACGCCGTCCGCGCCAAGGAAGAGCACGAGGCGGACAGCGAAGAGACGTTGCCCGACGTCTCAACTCTCTACATGCGTCCGGACGAACTCGCGACGGCCCTCACGCGAACTGTCAAGGTCCTGTTCGGATCGCTGTCCGGAGGGAGCCGGATGCGGACCGTCGACCTCGGGGCCAGGCCCCAGCCTCCGTTCAACAGCACCATCAATCTTCTAAAGACCCAGCTTAACAACCTGGCCCGCCTCAATATCAGAACGATCGTTCTATGTGATAGTCCGGGCCAGCAGGGCCGCCTGCACGAACTGCTCGAGTCCGAATTGGCCAGTCTCCCGCTGGAACTGCGCGTCGACTCGCTCCACGAAGGCTTCGAACTCCGCAGCGCCGGCCTGGCCGTATACACCGACCACCAGATCTTCGATCGCTATCACCGGCCCTCCACGCGTCGGAGCTCCAAGAAACGGGGCGGCCTCAGCCTGAGAGAACTTCGGAATCTCAACCCCGGCGACTTCGTGGTGCACATCGACTACGGCATCGGCAGATTCGCCGGGCTCAAGCAGATCCGCGTCCGCGACCAGTTCCAGGAAGCCGTGCGACTGGAATACCGGGACGACGACGTGCTGTACGTCAACATCAGCGCCCTCTACAAGCTGCACAAGTACACGGGCAAGGAAGGCCACCAACCGCGACTCACCAAACTCGGATCAGGGCAGTGGGCAAAAACGAAAGCCCGCGCCAAGAAGCGTGTCAAAGACATCGCGCGCGACCTGATCAAGATCTACGCCAAACGAGTGGCGACCCCCGGCTATGCGTATCCACCCGATACGATCTGGCAACGCGAAATGGAGGCGGCCTTCGAATACGAAGATACCCCCGACCAGGCCATCGCAGCCGACGCGGTCAAAGCAGACATGGAGAAACCGACACCAATGGACCGCCTCGTCTGCGGTGACGTCGGATTCGGAAAGACCGA
Above is a genomic segment from Rhodothermales bacterium containing:
- a CDS encoding glycosyltransferase family 1 protein, giving the protein MEPPLQHIRLSNRRPRRSSRPRRVAIFTGAYNHVVDGISLTLNRLVGHLESQGFEVLVFAPGDGEPAMEHEGTLVEVPSFPIPFRKDYFVSKGLIGDARKRLDAFEPDLIHIATPDYLGLTALLYALKRDIPIVASYHTHFISYLKYYHLELFTPLIWRYLRWSYGKGRHLYVPTESMADVLRSHGLADNMRLWPRGIETRRFTPENRSLAWRRNLGIDDDEVVVLFVSRLVWEKCLDVLSGTLHQLRDRGVRHRAIVIGSGPAREELQAMAPPDVIFMGHMEGDDLTTAYASSDVFLFPSATETFGNVTLEAMASGLPVVGADAPGTASLVLDQSTGYLCPPADEHAFSVALEKLVVDERLRGGMSQAAIEEAQRYDWDRVLATMVTYYDEVLGTRAPSKSAPFVRPQAIRQRPMVTG
- a CDS encoding MMPL family transporter, giving the protein MTRLVGPMRGAIRAIVRHAGLVVLVGLALSVAAMFEASKLRIDADLSKLVPSHYESVKALERLRETVGAESEVSVGITSPSFEANVAFAEALVPCALELKDDETGEVFLSRVDFRRDVSFLEDNALYFATEGELERLREYLTDEIETAKLEANPFYFDLDDDEDELDGDEADELRELYDDVIGSEYPVSADSTTLVLRFFPSGSQTDLSFVGRLYEAVESAIEDLRPSEFHAEMEVVAAGRLERQRVEVRAITRDVLRTMGLGITIVLLFVVGYFAFKAYRARTRGHLSMQILLIEIARIPLMSIVIGLPLIMSLAWTGGVAYLTIETLNLMTATLGLVLFGLGIDYGIHFFARYSEERAYGKSIGEAAETTFISSGQAIAVGALTTAAALYVLIAADFKGFSEFGLVAGTGILLSLVSMMVIMPALLVLLERWGAIDLSSEAPSVVEGALGERVKGSRFVIVASTVAVAAAFIMLPARFEYDFSKLEPEFRDYDARNAVISRVYPPGEKRNPAYIVAETPEEIPHIVTALRAHAEADSLTPTILSVESLQDRFPLTPAMQRRKLERIAEIRRLLDEPFLALESEADIDRLKRAAGTEAPIQLEQIPEFLRKQFTSKSGELGNFAVVYASVGLSDGLNSMAFSDDVGTVTTADGGVYHAGSTSLIAADMLRLMQEESLWLVLGAFGIVVLFMRMNFTTWKWAGMATIPLVVGFLWMILVMEMLDIKLTFYNLIVLPAVLGIGNDAGVHMIHRYLEEGSGSIRIVIRSTGEHIAMGSLTTMMGFAGPLLSFHPGLRSIGLLAVIGIGATLASALIFLPALIQELEDRGWGAASRAVVASGSTLHGFSPSQE
- a CDS encoding MaoC family dehydratase: MHTYESLEVGQSFTAEHHISFDDVRTFAEISGDDNPLHVDEEYASGTRFGKPIVHGVFLMGIVSKVLGRDFPGHGSIAVAISCRFLRPVPVDSTITVEVKIAEKIEKRRHIRAKVYVYLDGKMSVGGEATLIPPPAEDGD
- a CDS encoding M48 family metalloprotease produces the protein MSYPVKTQYFRPLLLAVIVTVFASGCVVQRNPVSGRKRAYGYTWEQEKQIGSEADPQIIAQFGLYTDEELSAYVDRIGQAIVAKSHLRRADTPPEFAGLEFHFRVLDSPVVNAFALPGGYIYVTRGLLAHVQNEAQLAVVLGHEVGHVAGRHSSKRALQGQLGQIGLIGGAILGQELLGLPGQDLLSAGSSIAQLLFLRYGRDDERESDQLGVEYAALAGYRAEEGAGFFVTLRRLGEQSGQSIPSFMSTHPDPGERETSIREMAADWSARTPMTLIEERPYLSRVNGIVYGEDPRQGYTENGVFYHPQLRFSFPVPDGFQVINQPSQVAMVGPESQAIMVFSIASGQTSASAAGQKMASQEGLTILDRGSARVGGYPAYYIAGDAVTENQTVRFLSYFIEYGGNVYQFVGYSTSANFGTYQQQFTRTMTGFSAVGDPAVLNVQPTRVSVETVRNGGVFGNVIGTRLPKGTTVETLAILNQLNVDTTIPANGALKFLQ
- the recF gene encoding DNA replication and repair protein RecF (All proteins in this family for which functions are known are DNA-binding proteins that assist the filamentation of RecA onto DNA for the initiation of recombination or recombinational repair.); this translates as MVLRKLTLRSFRAHSETEVAFGEKVNAVCGPNGAGKTNLLEAIHFACLSKSFLATNDAYALRRGDAFFDITAKFVSAGNSESTVRVAFVPGEGKRVTVNGSPLERIAELVGRFPVVVLSPGDHDITSGAPDERRRLIDNILSQAHPVYFADLIAYRRALKQRNALLRQIAARRASSHDQLNAWTDECVRLGSRIVHRRDKFILAFSVFLDDAYRTIESVAEKPAIRYKTLVEPDERSDEENIARRYRERCVEVADREREQGRTLAGPHRDEFVMTLDDLEVRRYASQGQHRTFALALKLAQYFYIQASREEPPVFLLDDALDNLDPARRAAILTVLQSDTVGQSLITAADVHFFAPGLDIMGRSNRLIRIDAGHVVAPL
- the murQ gene encoding N-acetylmuramic acid 6-phosphate etherase; this translates as MAKSELFEELKRLTTEKQNPKSMRIDVADTQEILEIINDEDHLVAAAVKGEIPYIAEAVELVVDAFRNGGRLVYVGAGTSGRLGILDATECPPTFGTPPELIQGIIAGGREAVFRSQEGAEDVFEHGERDLKALNLAPPDVVCGIAASRRTPYVVGGVAYARSIGCKTLYVTCNPRSDFDLEVDVAICPFVGPEVIMGSTRMKSGTAQKLVLNMITTAAMVRLGKVYENMMVDLQMTSQKLVERSKRVLMVVTGVDYDEAARMLSAADGHVKTAIVMILRGVDADEAGRRLDEADGFVRRAIELT
- the mfd gene encoding transcription-repair coupling factor, whose product is MKNIRDAIAAAESTRPFFEAILSATSPEADPVFAKGAAGSLPAFLISILFEKSPAPIVCVTPDSDSAAYLASDLEQVHPELDEVLLFPPTGFKPFDREQMHEAGALIARADVLQHLLDDPKRLIITSADAVFERVPDRDHLQKESIRVQVGETWKPDDLVQHLVKHQFEHVDFIEQPGQIALRGGILDVYSFTGDFPIRLEFFGDEVDSIREIDIHTQRSVSEIRQARIVPNLERIEDPEAKYAPFFDFLPSETIFVTFDEQVVLDRIVELNDDAVRAKEEHEADSEETLPDVSTLYMRPDELATALTRTVKVLFGSLSGGSRMRTVDLGARPQPPFNSTINLLKTQLNNLARLNIRTIVLCDSPGQQGRLHELLESELASLPLELRVDSLHEGFELRSAGLAVYTDHQIFDRYHRPSTRRSSKKRGGLSLRELRNLNPGDFVVHIDYGIGRFAGLKQIRVRDQFQEAVRLEYRDDDVLYVNISALYKLHKYTGKEGHQPRLTKLGSGQWAKTKARAKKRVKDIARDLIKIYAKRVATPGYAYPPDTIWQREMEAAFEYEDTPDQAIAADAVKADMEKPTPMDRLVCGDVGFGKTEVAVRAAFKAVQNGKQVAILVPTTILAAQHFETFAGRLGRYPVRVEPLSRFQSRDEQKVVAEGIKRGEVDIVIGTHRMTSKDIRFKRLGLVIIDEEQRFGVSAKEKLRALRAEVDTLTLTATPIPRTLQFSLMGARDLSIIATPPPNRQPILTEIHTFDKHLIRDAIQYELSRQGQVFFIHNRVQSIDEMSATLRALLPGVRIQVAHGQMKSSALERVMMDFKNRKFDVLVSTNIIENGLDIANANTMIIDRADRFGLAELHQLRGRVGRSNRKAFCYLLVPSIHGLTREARQRLQAVEEFSDLGSGFNLAMRDLDIRGAGTMLGAEQSGFIEDVGFETYQKILDEAVRELRAQEFADVFHDAPPPPTGDTAVDIDDDALIPADYLENHVERLNIYRRISEARDSETLQVIRDELGDRFGAPPQALLNLLAAMDLKNLGQSLRLPRVVYKNSRLFLSLPTTDADPHFYEHIFHPLLKSVAALDQRYVIKESSSGKTRVIIQDVDALANALGLLGRIVATVATPEVEAPA